In Esox lucius isolate fEsoLuc1 chromosome 22, fEsoLuc1.pri, whole genome shotgun sequence, the genomic window GACCCTGGGGATCTCTCGGAACCAACGGTACAGATAGTAGAAGATCACCAGTCCAAGGAGGTACAGGAACATGACTGGGAGAGAAAGTGACAGGACAACCCCTTACGTCTCAAGTTTTATCTGTGACTGTGTTGATACAGAGGCTTTGGCTATGACTAACTGTAGTTTCATCACCACCATGTCCTTTCATCAAGTTCAAATCAGAAATTAACTTGACTTAAATGTACTTTCAAAATGTCAATCATTCTGATGTGTTCTCCAATCTTACAAAGGAGATTAAAACTTGGAAGACAACAATGACCTCTAACAAGGCACTGACCCAAAACATGCATCAaaatcaacaaagaaaatgttgcgggaccacaaaatcaatgttttacaAAGGTGCACTTGAACCCAACTTAAATTAAAGAGGCCAGTCTACAAACGCAAAATAAGAATATGAAGGACCATGAAATGTGTTGCACAGAGGAGCGGTCCAAAATCCTTCCAGAAGTATGTGCCTACCTAGTCAGACTTTACAGGAAGAGGCTCAGTGCTGTTATCCACTGCAGGGGACATTTCACAAAATACTAATtgtagggtgccaataattttgaaacctgtttttcaaaaaatgtcATACTATTCATGTTTTGTGGTTCAGAAAACTTTTGTGTTGAAAGAAAGGTATATGGTTACCCCTTATCTTTGATCCCAAAATATGACTTATGGTTTATTTTAGCTTAATACCTGTGTGGAATATTTTACACTGCCTTTTTATTTATCTTCATCAAGAGTACCAATAATTTGAAGTGAATGTACATATGCACATTGCATAAATATAGTAGACAAGTGGGAAGAAATGTATACACTGAATTTATGTCTGTTTAATTGCAGTGCAGTATTACAATTATCGTAGGCTATTTGGGACTCGGCATACACATGTGCTACATTCATATAGTATTCATTACTGAGGACTGGACAGAGCTTGGATCCAGTTATCAGCGGTAATTTCAAAGTACGAACATTTCAATCTTGCGTAACTGCTTTTTGTAAATGATCAACGGCAAAAAGATCAAAATGTATACCAAAGCAAAggtcatataaaatgtaaaagccCACTGTGGGAATAATGCAGCAAGATTTTGACTAATAACAAAGTTGTCTTTTGATTATAGCGTACTATAAAATCACGTTTTATTTTGAGCTAGCACTATCGGTATTAGGTATTAACAACCATTACCATCTTAAAATCGTTTTACTATTTAAGGGGGGGAAGACAATGCAATGAGTTTAAATTGACAAGTGGACTGAAGGGAGACCTATTGTCCAACAACACTGTcctattgtaattatttattctTAAACCTATGAATGTGAAAgctaccaaaaaaaaaagctataaaTATCCCAATTGTAATAAAAGGAAGTATTTCAAAACAGTAGAATCAACCCTATCCTCCAAGTTTACATACATTCAAGAAGTCTTACCTGTTGGATACGTTCCCTGCACATGCAGCAAACACTTCCACCACCTACGGAAATACTGCACAAACTTTGTCGCCGGAAGGCCAGAGTGAAGCAAAGTTAGTTTTATCACGGAcatcaagttcaaagtttatttttcgaatgcaccgaataacactgCGTCATCCCGCACAATGAAATTATCTGGGTATTCGTATTCTCTTGTCAATAGCTATGAAGTCAACCATTCCATGACTATGAAAATTGGGAATGGATGGACTACAATCCACAccttaaattaattaattaagtcATAATTTTTTGAGGCGAATTTCTGACTTCAAATGCAAACAGCTCCTACAAAAGGtgttgtaataatttttttaaagaacataTTCTGAATCGAGGAAGGATAGACTACAATCCAcggcttttgttttgtttagttttttcgaAAATTTGataaaagaaatagaaaaaaagtataaaaaatagaaaattcaATAGCTCCTACAAAACAGGTGCCATGCCTACGAAAACTCCATATTCTGAATCGGGGGAGGGTGTACTAAAATCCACAGCGTTTTAGTATTTCAagatttttcatttcaaaatgtactaAAACGATGAATATTCAATAGCTCCTAAAGAAAGGTGTGTCATAATTATGAAACATAGATATACTGAATTGGGGAGGGATGGACTACAAAGCCTTTGGTTTTTTATAATTcgtcatttcaaaatgtttgatatatcttttttttattcaatagcTCCTGCAAAATAGGTGCCAGTTTGTATCGTCTTAAAGCAAGTCATCAAATACCAAAAAGTAAGTAAGAATTCCATCAGAATCCCAGTGGGCCCCGAGACCCTGGGTAGAATCATGAATGTCATTGAAGAGCCTATTGATGAGAGGGGACCAATCTCCACTAAGCAGTAAACATTTTCAGCCAATTCATAACAAATAGGAAGTTGCCATCTCAAGTTCTAGTTTTAAGCGAATTCTCTATACAATGTCAATGATTAGCAGGTAGCTTGCTTGCAACAAGCAAAATTGCCGATGCACTAGAGTTCACAGACATGAATGGAGCAGGAGATCTTGGTTACTGGCATCAAGGTTGTAGATCTGCTGGCTCCCTATGCCAAGGGAGGCAAAATCGGTACACGGGGGTGACCGATGTCCTCGTTAATCATCTTCCGCAATTGATTAGCTGGTTCCCTCATCCACTGAAGACCGTTGACTTGACGTCTTTGTGCTCACAGGTCTGTTTGGCGGTGCCGGCGTGGGCAAGACCGTGTTGATCATGGAGTTGATTAACAACGTGGCCAAAGCCCACAGTGGTTACTTGGTGTTCGCCGGAGTGGGAGAGCGTACCCGCGAGATGATTGAGTCAGGTGTCATCAACCTAAAAGACATCACCTCAAAGGATGAACgcctgtctgtttttgttcacTGGCGATACTGTTCCGGTGGGCTTATATGGGTTGTGTTCATTGTTTTCAATGTTGTAGAAGTgagggaaaacatgcaaaatgtttcaatgtaTTGTAACATAGCAATGCTTTTCCTGTCTCACTGTCATGCGTAATGTAAAATGTCGTCCTCCAGTTATCATCCACTAGATGGGGTTCATAGGCTTTGTACAGTGTTGCTTCTTGGACAGTGATGCGATAAATAGCTGTTTAAGTTGAGGGCAGTGTCTTTCCTTAATGTGCTGTAGATCTTCAAGATGCATTTTGCATCAGTGGATTTCTTAATAATAAAGACTATGCATGGAAGTGTTGTTGAATTTCTACAGACAGTTCTATTATAAGCCACAATTTGCAGCTATCTTTAGGAAAAAGGCACTTCTCACTGAAATACCCCACCAAGCAATCAGAAGTGGACTATGTATATGTTAGGGAATTAGACACTTATCTTCAATACAGCCAGATCACATCGGACTGTTGACCTTGTTTATTTATTGGCCATGACTGTTCAGCTTTCCTGTCTACAGACAGTGCTTGAAATTAAGCCAAAGAATGACCCAACAGTGCTCAGGAATACAAACAGGGAAATGGGTGTATTTATCTGGTTAAAAATGACATGGATAAGTAAGTCTGCAGCAAAAGGTGCAGGACATCCAGAGTAGTAGTGAATGGCATCTCAAATGTCTGATTGGCATCCAAGTCATGCTATAGCTAATCCAATCACAAGACATGCAGATCCTAGATACCGatattctatatatatttaactgGGAGCAGCACAcctctaaaatgttttgcactgATTGAATAATGGTTGTTCCAGTCGAGTACCACTGACAGCATTGACTGCATGTCAGCTTTGCCATCAGGTGCTGAGTTTCTGTAACAGGACTTGGCCAAAATGGAACTGGCATAATTCAGCAATGTCTAAACACGTGAACACAACCAAGACATCTGCCTCAGTTGATAGCCTTGGCTGGTAAGATGGGCGCTTTGAGCAGTATCCAATTGGCGAACATGGTCGGCATGTAGGACAAGGGGCAGCCAGAAGAAGTTGGCGTCCCACCCAGGGGAGTAGCGGGTTTCGGGGACGGACGGCAGCCACCGCGTGCTCCATGCAGCTCACCACCTTCATCAGGTCGGGGTCGAACATCTTGACAAGCTTCTCCTTCATCAACTTTTCCACTGGAAGTGGCAAGTTGGACAGGAACCGTGTTTGGTAATTCAAGAGTGGGAGGAGCTTTCTGAAATGTCATGTCCTTTGAAAGACTGGATGTAAAAATAAAGAGTTTAGTTTGCCTTCTTGACCAAACAAATTCAGACCAAAGGCCTAGGTGTCAGGGCAAAGCACAGGAATAGTTGAAACAGTATGACATAATTTGACCGACATAGTTATCTAGGATAACTCCTTGACCTCACCTTTAGTCCCAACTCTGTCTTTAATCAAAGCGGCTGCTTTGTCGATGCTCTCATTCTTCCTGACATCCAGGTGGAGGGTGGTGAGTCTGTCTGAACAGGCCTTCCTCAGatcttcctctcccttctccgTGAAGCAGGAAGCGATCACGGAGAAACCCCGCTGGTCCAGATGTCTGGCTAGCAGGTTGCCAAAACCGGAGTCACAGCCTGTGATGTACACATATTTGTTGCCTCTATCTGGGACCCTGGGGATCTCTCGGAACCAACGGTACAGATAGTAGAAGATCACCAGTCCAAGGAGGTACAGGAACATGACTGGGAGAGAAAGTGACAGGACAACCCCTTACGTCTCAAGTTTTATCTGTGACTGTGTTGATACAGAGGCTTTGGCTATGACTAACTGTAGTTTCATCACCACCATGTCGTGTCATCAAGTTCAAACCAGAAATTAACTTGACTTAAATGTACTTTCAAAATGTCAACCATTCTGATGTGTTCTCTAATCTTACAAAGGAGATTAAAACTTGGAAGACAACAATGACCTCTAACAAGGCACTGACCCAAAACATGCATCACaatcaacaaagaaaatgttgcggaaccacaaaatcaatgttttacaAAGGTGCACTTGAACCCAACTTAAATTAAAGAGGCCAGTCTACAAACGCAAACATAAGAATATGAAGGACCATGAAATGTGTtgcatggaggagtggtccaaaatCCTTCAAGAAGTATGTGCCTACCTAGTCAGACTTTACAGGAAGAGGCTCAGTGCTGTTATCCACTGCAGGGGACATTTCACAAAATACTAATTGTAGGGTGCCAATAAATTTGAAACCTGTTTCTCAAAAAATTTCATACTactcaattaaatgttttgtgtttcagaaaacgattgtgttgaaataaaggtatacAATTCCACCTTTGATCCCAAAATACTGGTAATGGTTTATTTTAGCTCATTACCTATGTATAAAATTTTACACCGCCTTTTAAAAAAATCTTCATCAAGAGTGCCAATAATTTGAAGTGACTGTACATATGCCCATTATCAGGGGcataggtttgatttcaaatgtgagaggGACAAACACTGGCATAGAGTGGTGACGGCAGACCGGGGTGCAAGCAGTCCTTACATGGACCCCCAGGGACGAAAAATTGTAAAGCGGTATATACGCATGGAAAGTCGATCCTGaggtctgactgtgataaccacatagaaacacacaatttaaaataaaatgtaaaaaaacattttatagagGTCAAGCACGGGCCCCCATCCCACGGCGCATCCAGAATATCTGTCAGTGGGGACAAATATGTTTTGGCAAACGCCcctggttttggaatgggatggtcAACAAACTCGTATAGCTGTGAcggtcgggtgtccacatacttttggccatatccTGTATGTACACTGATGGACACAACATCTCATTGATTCTGCTACAAACTCGCAAAACACAGCCTTCAGAcgtttcatttaatattacttagtttACATATTGTCTatgatgtgtgctcttagtgaagagtgactacagacctctgtatttcaatCTGTGTGGCTGATCTGCGatctaaatgtacattttgcctgtactgtacaacctcacctcccaagctccaccactctcttgcatgactacactggttgactcaacatccttctggttctgcAAATGAATATTCAAGATATTGGCTACACATAACATAACTAATTGTCTTTAAGTTATCCACcttaaaagacaacatttcacctcagctccacggatgaccttttctccctggctTGTCTGATCCTGCTGTGACAAGGACCTTGTCAcggtcaccatctgatcctgctaaaatgcaggACATAAAATTGACATAATCTATACGACCTATAAGATTTTGATCTGTAAGACCCACATTcggttgaaatgtcaaatgtagcTACTTATGTAGGGAACTACAACGTCGTTAGCCAACTTTTCAATAGATTAACTAttaagctagttagttagctataCCTTCTAATGTCTCattgctagctagctgtaccactcactttgtctttgcataaaaaaatacCCGTTTGTCTAACTTGGCTGGTGTCATACGGTGCTATAGCTGTGAGTGAGGTGAACCTAGTGTAATGTAGACTGTTAGCTAGCGAAATAACGTTTGCTATCAAGCTGATATATATTTTGGAACTCTCATTCATATATAACGTTAGCCTTTTAGAAAACGTTACCGgttttagaaaaacactgataaaTTAAAAGCCGTGGATAGTAGTCCACCCTCCCCCGATTCAGAATTGTCATAGTCACGGCCCCGGTTTTGTAGGAGCTTTTGACGAATTAGCCCAAAAACTTttaatacttttgaaaaaataaaagttgTGGATTGTTAAACCGATTCAAAATCTGCAATTTTCATAGTCATGGAATGCTTGACATTATAGCTATTGAGAAGAGAAAACGAATATCCACCGAATGTCCATTACAAAACTAATTTTACCTCGCTCAAGGACGCCACATGACCAGGACTGACCAATCGAGTCGAATTGGGCAGTCCAGTGTTTCTCAAGGAAAAACAATTGCTTGAAAGATAAATCTGCACATTGAACATAATTAACAAGTGCAATTAATTAACGCTTTATTGGTTAACCGTTTTGCGCTGTACTTTAGGTTATACTGCGGAGCCACTTAAGGGTCGTGGTAAATCAATAAAAAAGCAAGGCAAATCAGATTCTTAAATCAATTCCGTAATTCTTGTAATCCATCGTCTCAATTTTAATTCATTCCCTGAATTTTGTGAATTAGTTTCCTTAGATCTCACCTGTTGTAGTAGACAGTATAGAGCAATGGCTCTATAATTTAGTTCAAAttatattattcatttattttaaatgttgtagtGCTGATGCTTACAGATTAATGTAattaacaaattaataaaatgtgtttcacacaCCACTTTGGGTTTGAGATTACAGAAATTCCTTGCTTTTTTCAAATGAGCTGATGACTATGGCTTGCCTATACCGTGGGTGGCAGTCCACAAGCTTGTGGCAATTGATATAAAGCGTCCCTGCAGATATTGGATAGCTAGCGTATAACCGGTGTGATCTCTCATGAGATGTGAACGACTTCTTGTGCGGCAAACTTCTGTCCCCCGTTTGCGGCGCGCACCTATAGCCTTGGGCGTTAGCATAGAGGTAAATAGCAAGCTGGTGGACATTGTTTGCTGTCTGGGAGGCTCCAGCAAGCCAGTTGTCTCCTCAGCCAGTTGTCTCCTATCCTAATAAAAACCTGTTCATCTGTGCTCTCCACGCTCAGTACTGTGCGGTCAAAatctttacagtacattgtgtaattcgctGTGGACAAAATTACGCAACAACGGTAAATTGAAACCAAATTcatcaaccgattgagggcttgATTCAGACTCACACAGAATatttcaaagtaaacaattgaaatcacaggctgttccaacgtgaatttcatcacggaaAATCAGCTCCCCCAAGGTTTTAATTTCCCTGGGTCTACTGTAAAAGATTGATTACACACATGCTGGAAGTAAAAGATGGCCTAAATATGCATTATTCATAGGGAAAAAGGCAATTACAAAAAGTATTGACAAAAATTACTGACGTTTTTGTCGCATTTTAGTCATTAAATTTTTTCTCCGCAATAAAGCTTATTTAGGAGAAACCGCCCATCACGTGCAGAATTAAAAAGCGTTATCCAATTAGACTAGCGTTATTGTTCAGATTTTTAGTATACTGATAAAACGGATTCAGGAGTTAACAGGGAATATTATTAGTTACAGAAGGCTAATATTGACTAAAACAGGTGACTAAATTAACATTGGGCCGGACTATCTTTAGCCAATATTATTTTAACTAAAATAATTGCCTATTCCCAGTTAAATCCTGAATTTCCAGAATGTCAAATAGCCGCTTTTACTGCTTCTTGTTTATCTCATTAATTTGGCCAGAACAATTTAAACACAAGCATTCACTCTCTTAATGATCAGCTTTTCTCGGTCGTTAAAATTATTAACTACTTTTTCAGCTGTTTTGACATCTTCCTCCTCATCGCTGCCTCAATTTATTCCACTGTCTCAGCACGAGACCTGCTCAACGGCCCTGATGCCTGCTAGAGAATACGTTTTCCATTTTGGGAAACGGTTTGGCTTTTACCTCACAAAtatctttcttctttttttcttcgtTTTACCCTGCGAATCATCATTTAAAAGAATGTTACCTACTCTGCaaaatcatcatcattgtccatACGTAATAAGATTTTGGCAAGAAATTTGTAGACTTATGATTGACCAACATTTTTGTGTATTTATGGTAGAATATATGTTTGGGAATTCGTATTTgagcaataaaaatataaaaaagtacTACATTTTTACTCTGTGTCATGTTTTCCGATTATCACTAGATGGCAATAAAAAGGTTCCAACCACTAGAACCGAATCatccttttccaaaaaaattgtaaaactgTCAGTTTATTATTTACTACCTGGAATACTTAAAACCAGATGTAAAATAATAACTTTTTGGATTCAATCCGTCAATttaggaatatatatataggaaaggttaaacaaaaacatgaaaaaagctCATGTATTTCAGCAGTTTTTCAGCAGTGTACATACATTACTGAAATATATGagcttttttcatgttttttaaccTTTCCTATTTGCAAGTGATGATGTAGGGATAATGTAGCTCAATGGTAGATGGTCAAGACACAAGGAACCCAGTATAGTTACAGCTCAAAGCTACCCCAGGGCGTTGTTTATTAAAGCCCATGAATGTATGAAATCAATATGTGTAAGTTGCTCTATAGGATCGTAAGCTAAATGGGAAAAAGCATTGAATATTTAGACAAATTACAAATTGCTGAAAGCCAGATCACCATCATTTCAGACGGATCATACCCGGGTTGCTTTGAAAAGGTCAACAGCCTTGAGGGCGTTGACCTTAATGGTGTTTGACTTAGCTTCAACTCAGGAAAGACTCCTGTCTTCACCcactttgtttgtgttttcaagTAGAGGATTCaataaaacacagcaaaaaTGGAAGGGATCAATGTTTTCTGATGAATGTGCAACATTTCTTTAATCCATTTTCTTTCATAAGTGAATGGTTCGTTAACCACATAACCGCAATTTCTTATGAATTGTGATTATCTTATTTCAACCCAGTGGCTTAAAACGACTTGCAATgtaaattgtattattattttttgtctttctcgtTGCGTAAATCTATACGTAGTTTATGGACGAATGCAGGACCGATTAGCAGCGCTTTGCAAGTTTTGGATTGACCCGATACACAAGTAATATACCTGATGCC contains:
- the LOC106024880 gene encoding LOW QUALITY PROTEIN: 17-beta-hydroxysteroid dehydrogenase type 6 (The sequence of the model RefSeq protein was modified relative to this genomic sequence to represent the inferred CDS: deleted 2 bases in 2 codons), with protein sequence MTILNRGRVDYYPRLLIYQCFSKTVMFLYLLGLVIFYYLYRWFREIPRVPDRGNKYVYITGCDSGFGNLLARHLDQRGFSVIASCFTEKGEEDLRKACSDRLTTLHLDVRKNESIDKAAALIKDRVGTKGHFRKLLPLLNYQTRFLSNLPLPVEKLMKEKLVKMFDPDLMKVVSCMEHAVAAVRPRTRYSPGWDANFFWLPLSYMPTMFANWILLKAPILPAKAIN